A region of the Pygocentrus nattereri isolate fPygNat1 chromosome 27, fPygNat1.pri, whole genome shotgun sequence genome:
GTCACCAAACACGCGTCAGACATCAGGCACTGTATTCATCacctttctgtgaaggagcttttccagctggacgtctggttcctatcaccaccactgtgaaccttTCTGACCCGGAGCGTTTCGACCCAGACTGCTCTCAACTGTGTGCGCGTCTCGGTGAGTTGTGTAGGAAATTTAGAGAGattggtggagtttccctttgaGCTGTAACTTCACATACTGCAGCTTTAAACTCGGCTCCAGACTAAACAAGCAGCCGGCGCGAGTCCCAGGCTTGACGGCAAACCCCCTCAAAAGGGGGGCTTCTTATTTCACGACGTAGCCAGGAAAGGTGGGTCTGAGTGAGCGAGTAGCTCCACATAAAACCAGAAACCTGCTCTTTACTCCTGACCCGGCATCCCGGCCCGTTTACTGGCGCTGGTCTAATTCAGTATAAACTGCAATTAAAGTGGGATAATTGTGGGCCACACTGTTACTGGTGGTCTACGTAACGTGGAACGTCGCACGGCTACCTGGGTATCTCGCTCTGACGCGTCCagataatcaatcaatcaatcaatcaatcaatcaattaacctttattttgactcggaagtacattgagggcaaccctcattttcagtgtagccgAGCGTTTTACAGAAACAGGGACTGACGTGACGAGGaaaataaaatctgtatttaaacgtttcaaataaaaagaattttaaactaacttgaggtttaattgatagattaagatcaaaagaagctgagattaaaaaatgaaaaatatataataatgataataataaaaactaataaaaatgagttttaaaaagTAACGAAGAACTAAAACGAGAAATAGAAGTGAAGGATAAGATTAAATAAGGCAGTTGCTTGGACGGCTGTTCATTTAAGCAACAAAAGTGGAcgtttaaagggaaattccacccgTTTTCCAGCGTTCTGCGTGATTAAATTCCTAAACGGAGGCGATCGGAGCGAAACGCTCGTGTcagactgttcacagtggtggtgatgggaaccagacggcCTCTCCCTGACAGAAGGTCGTTGGGAATACGCGGCCTGATGTCTGGATTTTGTTTCGTGATGGTTTGGAGAAGATTGTGGCCTTGTTTTGGAGGGCGTTCTAGGGCAAAATGATTTATCAAAATGGGGCAAAGTTTATCACCAATTTACTGTCgttaaaatattaacatttaaatataaacgAGTTTAAAGCTACATTATGtgagttttggggatttggagcccCCTCTGGTGGAAGTGCGTAACTGCATGCAGTGTGAACTCGTAACACACCTTCGCCAGTATAAAACAGCAAGCCAGGCTTTGTTTTGAGTGGGTGTAACGAAGCAATAGAAGACGAGGGGGAGTGTCTTATTACAAAATAACGTCCTGGCTGTGATTCGGTCGCCGTAGATCgtcacagccgggatgttattggtggtaactccctcctcgagtgctctactgctttaatacagcagttaaataaatacagtaagaaatgaataaactggccgtgaacgcggcgtttaatgttttaatgttcagttccttcctcctaattaaacctccttaacgagcagttcgctgctacgtcagagtaacgagctccagagtaacaagctccgcccactcgctgcacagccggcagttcgttctcaagctccttacactaaattcccaaactgtcgtcaccactgagcagcttttcagtcggcagctgtgacagaagaacctaaacaacctggaatcagccagaaatgatcccaacaccattcgccagacgtgtctgatcttcagagtcggaccaaatcagactgagccgtaaaactgacccaatatcaggttcagctcagtttggtcagtttgtccagatcagtattaatgttgttttgttccagccggtctgtaaagcttcttacagcccgtttcaTTTgccgaatggtgttgggttcatttctggctgattccaggttgttcagctgttcttctgtcacagctgccgactgaaaagctgctcagtggagacgacagtttgggaatttagcaccgtctcgtcttcagagtcggaccaaatcggctgtcggtcagatgtgatgttaacagtgtccgttttctgtttgaggcaaagtaagaagtaaaaacgttcaatgGTCTTgagtgtctcctacagctgtcaaagccgttgcttagcaacagtgtctcagcagagtgatagagtttgtgaaaaaaacaaaacgctgatcaaccaatcagcttgggCTGCCAGAACTAGGTGTTGTGTAAaagcagagaacttgtagagagaatTCGCGCTTTGTAATGCCTTTcctgggtttctcaaacgctagggggcgctccGGAGTGAGGCCCGAGACGGgttaatatggagcatttgagtaaaACCAGAGTTTATAAATGcgtaaatatttttaatataagaaTTCACGTGTTTCCTGAtcacagagcagcataaaacatcttaacaccgctgttatattttaaaagcttttaaactcgagctgtACGAGTTTGAAACGGCACCTTATGCATGTTTGAAGTCAAAGagcgcaaacagccaatgagctgctccgcttgcCCGTCAATCATCACTCTATAGCAGTAAAGCCTGccccctgctgcccaaaacccatttgctgtagaaaaagagGGAATGTCTCAGATTTCTTTGCTCTTTTAGTGAAATACTTCTACTTTCTaacattaaaggaaagttctgggcgggTGATCGGAAACTATTTGAACTTTTcctttttagccgttgagctccattcactcccattcattgacgTCTTGCTCGCTGACGCCCTCTGCTGATTAGCAGCcctgtcttttttgttttttatgtatatatataaaaactgtgGGGGTAAAATAAAACTGGGggtctgacttttaaatgactaaCTCAGGCTACACAGGGCGACTTCCAGCAGTAAGGCTTAGTAATTGTACTTCtttgtatttaattaaaataaatgcatatagAGCATCTTTACAGTCAGCTCTGCACAAAACGTGCAACCAGTTTACAAATGGTTGGCACTTCACCAGAAGCCCTTTGTCATGTCTTTATCCCGTCGAGTCATTTTATCTTCCTAACGTTAAAGTCTCTCCCCACAGGAACAAGCCAGGCAGCAAGTCTGAAGAAAAATGACTTCCCCCTCTTCTCAAAAAGTCGTGCTGAAAAGCACCACCAAGGTGTCCCTGAATGAGCGGTGAGGGTCCAACGCATCCTGACAGCATTATCTCAAGCCCGGGGGGAGAAAACAGAGATACTTAAGGCATGAAGCAGAGAGCCGTGTTGTTCTGTGGAGGTCAATGAGGGGAGATACCAGACCTGGCACGGACGCTAGACTGCCCACGGAGCGTGTGCTGCTCACTCAACACGGCCGCGGTCGTTTAGGATGGGTGACGGATTCGAGGGAAAACCTgagtaaacaaataaagaagCGCATCAAGTGCGGATGCTTCCCTTTGATGCGCTTAAGCAGATAACGTCCGTACCGCGTTGACCTCGGTCTTGTTGGCGATGACCAGAGGACGAGatctaagtgactttgaacgagGCTTTATTATCGGGGCGCGCATGGCAGGAGCTTCAGTCACGAAGACTGCCCAGCTGGCTTGTGTTTCAATAGGAACGGTCACCAAAGTGACCTCTGCGTTCAAAGTTATGGGGAAGACGTCGGTAAACAGGGCTGGGAATTGTGGTCGGAAGCGCGCGTTTAACGAGCGCGATACCCGCACGTTGGTGCGCTAcgtaaagaaaaacagaagagcgACGGTTCCTCAGATAACTCGGAACGTCAACGCGGGACGCAATCGGACTGTGTCGGCGAGAACAGTCCGGCGACAGCTACGTAGAGAGGGATATAGTCGGGTCGCGGTCCAAAAACACCTCATTCCAAACACGAAGGAGGTAGAGGTGGACGGAAAACGTGATGCGGTGTAGTTGCACGAGACTTTGGGTTTAAAAAAATCGCGTTAAGTGCATTAAACCCATCGTCACACTCGCCAAGGTGCATTTCTCTCTTAATCCACGAGTTGGCGCTCTTTCATTTCTGAGAGACTAAGACCTTCGTCACTGAAGTGGTCGTAGAGCAGTGGTCACTAggcctcctcctggagatctttcctgcagagtttagttcgcGCTGATCGACTCCTGATCCTGCCAGTCAAGGACGTCTCTAGACGTCAGTTGGAGGTGTGGCTGGACTCTGAAGGCAAGTcggagctttttttttattcccacGCCTAGGATGAGCATCGTAGGGTCCAAGAACCTTCAGCACTGCACCAAGACGTGGGGTAGAGCGTCGTCAGATTAGCCGTCCGCAATGTTCTCCATGGGtgggagagtgcatgtgcagcgTACGCCGAGAAAACAGTTTGTGGTGGCTTCGGGATGCTGTGGGCGGCATTTTGCTGGCAGTTGTCTCTTTTAGAGTGAAGCGTCGTTGTAAATCAGAATAAATGGTTTTGACTGGTCACCTCTATCCAACCACAGGGCATGAGGGGTCACCGAATGGTTTAAAAGTGATGTGAATCATATGCTGTGGCCTTCACCGCCAGTTGACCGTCTTGGAGAGATTTTGGAGTGACGCTGGCCCACGTTCTCCACCACCATCGTTGAAGTACCAACTGTAGGAATGCCCTTTGAAATAATTGTTCTGTCACTCCAGTGCGGTTCTTTGAAAGTGTTTAAGGTTGCCCAGCACCTTACGAACACACCTTATGTAAGGTTTTTGGCTTTTACTTCTCACCCGTCTGTTGTATTAGTTTTCTAGCAGGTGATATTTAACAACATCAAAGCTGGCCGTCTTGTGTGAGCAGTACACTCCCTGCGGTGAGAGCGTTTTGGTAATAACAGTAAGGTAAGCTGCCTGCATGTGAATGCACTGCAGAAACAATCTCTCCAGAACATGGGAGTGAGAAATGAGATTGATACAGTGGATGGTTCTCCATCCTTCATGTTTTTTgccctctctcacacaaactctctcttaGATGATCCTATactttccctcttctctcttaaAACctgtctcctctttctctttcaaacAAGGTGCCCAGTCCATGCCTGGACGTGACTGTTTCCCCCCTCACCccttttcccttctttctctcatgAAGAAGTGTATACGGTCACGGTCTGGGCTGTAAGTGGCTGGGTGGCCTAGACACCCCTCTAGCCCTGGACCACCAACACCACTACTAGGTAGTAGGGGTCTGTAAGTGGCAGTTCCTCTGTAAATGCTCTACGCTCTACtccagttttctttctttttttttttttcctctcttcttttcactCTGTACTTATTCTTTCTGCATTTCAAGTGTTCTTAACGTGCCCTCAACAGTTTCATCTCAGATGTAGTGTCCAACTTTGCTGACTTCACCACAAAACAGTACATCAGACTTCACCTTAGAACACGGGGCGTTCAACCTCTCTCACTTCTCCTTAAAGCAGAGCGTCCACTCTCACCCACTTCCTCTCAACAAACTGTTCGCCCTCGCCCGCTTCACCTCGAGACGGGGCCGTTCGCCCTCGCCCGCGTCGCCTCGAGACGGGGCCGTTCGCCCTCGCCCGCGTCGCCTCGAGACGGGGCCGTTCGCCCTCGCCCGCTTCGCCTCGAGACGGGGCCGTTCGCCCTCGCCCGCTTCGCCTCGAGACGGGGCCGTTCGCCCTCGCCCGCTTCGCCTCGAGACGGGGCCGTTCGCCCTCGCCCGCTTCGCCTCGAGACGGGGCCGTTCGCCCTCACCCGCTTCGACTCAAAAAACCGAGGGTaacatattttttctttgtgaataattatatttaaacttCAAGGAAAACGGTGCCCTTCCTTTGTCTTGCCTCTGGCCTTAACCTCTTAGCTTGGTGATTCAAGCTTTATTCCACATTGgccttttctctgtctgtttttgttttttaatgaaagtggTAGAAATGTAACCTCACCCCCTCGAAGCGGTCCTTCAACTGAAACGACCTTCAGCTGAGCGAATACAATGATGCCGCGGTCCTTGGCGTCGAACATTTCCTGAATGTTGAGGGCGTGTTAAACAGTATTGAAACGCACAGTCTGTCTTCTGTTTCCTCTGCCTTTGGAAGTCGAATAGGCTTTTTGTTTCTCTCCTGAATCTGCTGAAATGCTGGGGTGTCTCCAGACTTTACAAAGAGAGAGTataagaaacaaaaacacagaggtGTCTCAAAACGGGCATTCACTGAATTGCTGCAGGTTCAGCCCTGCGGCTGCGTCCATGGTGTGTGTGGAATGATTTGATTTCGAAACCTCGTTTCCTCCGTAtccccctctcctccctcttctcttcctctcccgtcccctttctctctcccttttctgtGCTCCCCGCTCCTTTGGTTGTGTTCCACAAGCTTCACAAACATGATGAAGAACAAGCAGCCGACCGCCGTGAGCATCCGGGCTAcaatgcagcagcagcacatgGCCAGCGCTCGCAACCGCCGGCTCGCCCAGCAGATGGAGAACAGGCCGTCAGTGCAGGCCGCCCTGCAGCACAAACAGGTAAAGAGCGAGAAGAGAAGAGCCAGTGAGGAAAAACGGCTGCGACTAGAATGTTTTCGTTTTTTGATGTTCTTTAAAATTTCACCGGCGTTTAAATTTTCTCTCGGAGTGAGAAAagttgtttcacttcactgatttGATGGGAAAAGGTCCTTTTTttgtggatttatttattttgtttgtttaaaaaatatgttgagTTTTTATGGATCATATTAAACGATTTAGGTCATCACCTCGGATTAGAGCTCCAATACAGACGGACAGCTCGACCGCTGACTGCGGCGGAGATACGGCGGTCATTCTGAGGGGAAAGCACGGCAGGCGTGATGTGTTTTTGCGGGACGTGCGAACAGATCTCGGCCTCTTTAGATGCACTGCTAATGCGTGCTACTCCTGAATCGCTAGTGTTTGGCTTCATTAATAAACGTTTGATAAGGTGCCTGTTTGCATTAGAGCAGCTAAAAGTAGTGCTTATTAAAATTACTCTCGTTTTTGAATGTTGCTGAATTTAGAGGAGCACATTTTTAGCAGCTTTAGTGAGAAAACAGTAACTTGCACGTCTTAAAGGACTAAAGCTCAGCAAGAAGTCAGGTCTGTGTAACAAAcgtagggtttttttttttcttctcctgagtTCTTTACGTCCCAGGGAACGTGCAGTGCGCTTGCTTGGTCCAGGTGGGACCATAAAGAATGTCGGggttttaagtaaaaaaaattaatttaggTGTTAAAACAGTAAAAGGCTTCATTAATGGAGCAActtttgtccaagtaattttgggccatttcttttggtctattcttcATAACATTTCACACATAAAGACTGTTGCCTTTTATATTTTCAGATAAACCCAAtagagtctgactgcagaccTGCGCTCTGGGCCCCCTCGCGCTTTggcaacccatcaggaaaacgcTGAGAACCACCAGGATCCAACAGACATTCTCTGGGACCCCTCGCGCTCTGGGCCCGGCGCGCTCCCATTAGAATGTCATTCTCaatgttttcctgatgggttgatatcacagctTTAAGGATTCTGATCATGTGATCCGGTGCTTTAGGCCAGATTCCAGATACACTtgtttcttttctaattttccCTGATGGTCAGCAACCATCAAGCCAGTTCCCGTTAGGAAGCAAAACCATCGGATTTTATACCTAACGCTTCTATCCGTCTTCAGTTTCAGCGGTTAGCCCGTTTGCTTGATTTTTCTGCTAACTAACCTGACTTTCATGTCTTATCGTTGTGCTTTTATTCTGGAATTTTCCATGTTTAATTATGTTGTTATCAGTACGACAGTGTTGATATACGTTCGGTGTAGCTCTCGTGGCCCAACATgatgtttttcactgtttttctccGTATAAAACTGACACACTGTTGTGGCACTGATGACATTAATAGGCTGGCGGTGCATGTCAGGCAGTTGCGTGTCTGCAGCCAAGGTTTTGTACAAAAGTGCTCCGAGCAGTTCTAGCAGCTATTTTGAAGCTTGAAAACTGTGAGCTGCTGTTACTTTGAGGCAGCGtaagccttgtagctccagagtCAAATGAATTAAGCAGATTTCAAGCACCGAGCATGTCTTTACTGATCCACTCCATTTGGCCTGTAGGAGAAAACTGTGACTCCTTGGCCTCTAACGAGCACCACGTTATTGGACAGGGAGTGTCCCACATACAGGTGTGTTCATAGTGGTGTTTTAGTCTTAATTTGTGCTCACAGTGTAATTATTTGCAGAGTCTGAAGCAGCGACTAGGCAAGAGCAACATTCAGGCCCGGCTGGGTCGGCCCATCGGCTCGTTGATGCGGGGCGGAGTCGGAGGGCGGGGCTTTGGCATGGGAGGAATGCGTGGAGCCGCCCGAGGCCTGAGGGGACGAGGAAGAGGCGGCGCCATGAGAGGAGCTCTGGCTCTCAGAGGTGAGGTCGACATGCGATTCATCTGTACTGCATCTCGTTAAACGTTAATTGCAGCGTGATTCAACTTGGACTCGGAATTCCTGTCAGAAGTAGGGCaggagaacttgtagagaggagaattcccactctgcaAGGTCTTCCAGGtttagagggcgctcccgagtgagtccagaacgaatgggttgatatggagcgtttgagaaaaaaatcatagtttagaaacggttaaacatttttactgtaaatgaataCGATCATTTCCTCAACACTGAGCAGCGTAGAACgttttaacaccactgttacgTTTTTAAG
Encoded here:
- the chtopa gene encoding chromatin target of PRMT1a isoform X1; this translates as MTSPSSQKVVLKSTTKVSLNERFTNMMKNKQPTAVSIRATMQQQHMASARNRRLAQQMENRPSVQAALQHKQSLKQRLGKSNIQARLGRPIGSLMRGGVGGRGFGMGGMRGAARGLRGRGRGGAMRGALALRGAGQLKGRGGPGRIGLRRGMRQRGGPPGRGAILSGRGGAGRGGAGPRGRGGLRGRGGFIGRGRGRGRGRGAGRPAVTREQLDNQLDAYMSKTKGHLDAELDAYMAQADPESME